The Coffea arabica cultivar ET-39 chromosome 4e, Coffea Arabica ET-39 HiFi, whole genome shotgun sequence genome includes a window with the following:
- the LOC140005592 gene encoding uncharacterized protein codes for MEVRDRYKMIGVCHLLKWVEELAVEECQGHLGELLREEPQVEGSGERCLTGKPDIHPRVSYGYCEKSNHIEDSCWRKARKCLRCESIEHQIANCPLISDTQLAGKSNPKPTNVGGTRPRVPAKVYALDQQSIPEPSEVIEGTIPIFHRLAKILIDPGVTQSFVNPTFVYGIDVKAEKLPYDLEVKTPTGNQSLLATEVYRNCDNWIGKRKLVVDHISLGINGYDVIIGIDWLARYHVLVDCRTKVVDFCIPGEVTLKLDVRGILASFVLISGIRARKLLSNGARGYLAFLVNTPGEKMKLEDMPVISEYLDIFPDELLSLPFEREIELRLI; via the coding sequence ATGGAAGTCAGGGACAGGTACAAGATGATCGGGGTATGCCACCTCCTAAAGTGGGTCGAGGAGCTAGCGGTAGAAGAATGTCAGGGACATCTAGGGGAGTTACTCCGAGAGGAGCCCCAGGTGGAAGGGTCAGGCGAGAGGTGCCTCACAGGGAAACCAGACATTCACCCTCGAGTGTCTTATGGTTACTGTGAGAAATCCAACCACATTGAGGATAGTTGTTGGCGAAAGGCTCGAAAGTGCTTACGGTGCGAAAGTATTGAGCACCAGATTGCCAATTGTCCACTGATTAGTGATACCCAGCTAGCTGGCAAATCAAACCCTAAACCAACCAATGTAGGAGGGACCAGGCCAAGGGTACCAGCCAAAGTGTACGCCTTAGACCAACAATCGATACCTGAACCATCGGAGGTaatagaaggtacgattcctattTTTCATCGTTTGGcgaaaattttgatagaccctggtgTCACGCAGTCTTTTGTCAACCCCACATTTGTGTATGGAATTGATGTGAAAGCCGAGAAgctaccatatgacttagaagtaAAAACACCTACGGGTAACCAATCCTTACTTGCTACTGAGGTGTATAGAAACTGTGACAATTGGATTGGTAAGCGAAAATTGGTAGTTGACCATATAAGTCTAGGCATTAATGGCTATGACGTTATTATAGGAATTGATTGGCTAGCTCGTTATCATGTTCTGGTAGATTGTCGAACAAAGGTGGTTGACTTTTGCATACCTGGTGAGGTGACCTTAAAACTAGATGTGAGGGGTATTTTAGCGTCATTTGTTCTTATTTCAGGAATTAGAGCTAGAAAATTGCTAAGTAATGGGGCACGAGGGTATCTAGCCTTTCTAGTTAACACCCCAGGAGAAAAGATGAAACTAGAAGATATGCCGGTGATAAGTGAATATCTAGATATATTCCCGGATGAATTGCTGTCATTGCCATTCGAGAGAGAAATCGAGTTAAGATTGATCTAG